A region of Syngnathoides biaculeatus isolate LvHL_M chromosome 20, ASM1980259v1, whole genome shotgun sequence DNA encodes the following proteins:
- the LOC133493875 gene encoding microsomal glutathione S-transferase 1-like: MVDLMQDEVFMAFSTYSLIVILKLMMMAPIVAHYRFSRGAFANEEDVGHRPTEDKKKMLRTHPDVERVRRCHQNDLENVIPFVLVGFFYVLSGPEPSAALLHFRLFAGSRICHSIVYLAAVRQPCRVLSFLVGVAVTLSMTYHILSKVLVL, translated from the exons ATGGTGGACCTGATGCAAGATGAGGTGTTCATGGCTTTCAGCACTTACTCACTTATAGTTATCCTGAAGTTGATGATGATGGCGCCGATTGTTGCTCATTACCGCTTCAGCAGAGGG GCCTTCGCCAATGAGGAAGATGTGGGCCATCGACCTACGGAGGACAAAAAGAAGATGCTGAGAACACACCCAGATGTTGAACGAGTTCGTAG ATGTCACCAAAACGACTTGGAGAATGTCATTCCCTTTGTGTTGGTGGGCTTTTTCTACGTTCTGAGCGGACCGGAACCGTCAGCCGCCCTGCTTCACTTCCGCCTCTTTGCCGGTTCTCGGATCTGCCACAGCATCGTCTACCTGGCCGCCGTGCGTCAGCCCTGCAGGGTTCTGTCCTTTCTCGTAGGCGTGGCGGTCACCCTATCGATGACCTACCACATCCTCAGTAAAGTTCTTGTTCTCTGA
- the LOC133493873 gene encoding microsomal glutathione S-transferase 1-like codes for MLDLMQDDVFMAFSTYALIVILKMMIMSPLTTFYRFRKGSFATEEDVAHKSAEERKKLLRIHPDVERVRRCHLNDLENVVPFVMVGLFYAMSGPELPAALLHFRIFAGSRICHTISYIGAFPQPCRALSFLVGLAATVSMAYSVLSKVLVL; via the exons ATGTTGGACCTGATGCAAGATGATGTCTTCATGGCTTTCAGCACCTACGCACTTATTGTTATCCTGAAAATGATGATTATGTCGCCACTGACTACGTTTTACCGCTTCAGAAAAGGG TCCTTTGCCACTGAGGAAGACGTGGCCCATAAGTCTGCAGAGGAGAGAAAGAAACTGCTGAGGATCCACCCAGATGTCGAGCGAGTTCGTAG ATGTCACCTGAACGACTTGGAGAACGTCGTTCCTTTTGTGATGGTCGGCTTATTCTACGCCATGAGCGGACCGGAACTCCCGGCCGCGCTCCTTCACTTCCGCATCTTTGCCGGTTCTCGGATCTGCCACACCATCTCCTACATTGGGGCTTTCCCCCAGCCCTGCAGGGCTCTGTCTTTTCTCGTGGGCCTGGCAGCCACCGTTTCTATGGCCTACAGCGTCCTCAGTAAAGTTCTCGTTCTTTGA